A single genomic interval of Pirellulales bacterium harbors:
- a CDS encoding BON domain-containing protein, with protein MAARKVLFDRSPSWPIDNQLRKGMSRMVSQGTDAGMVALGHARLAACPYPVLRRVLCEFQHGVLTLRGQLPTFFHKQMAQEAVGGLAGVRQVVNQIEVAVVNPLEFTAHR; from the coding sequence ATGGCGGCACGAAAAGTGCTCTTCGACCGGTCTCCATCGTGGCCGATCGACAATCAACTACGCAAGGGAATGAGTCGTATGGTGAGTCAAGGCACTGATGCGGGAATGGTGGCATTGGGGCATGCCCGGCTGGCAGCTTGTCCGTATCCGGTGCTGAGGCGGGTGCTTTGTGAATTTCAGCATGGCGTTCTGACGTTGCGAGGCCAACTGCCGACGTTTTTTCACAAGCAAATGGCCCAAGAAGCCGTCGGCGGTCTGGCCGGCGTCCGGCAAGTGGTCAACCAAATCGAAGTCGCGGTGGTAAATCCGCTGGAATTCACCGCGCATCGCTAG